The following are from one region of the Clostridiales bacterium genome:
- a CDS encoding zinc-ribbon domain-containing protein → MICPTCNKQVPDDSVFCTFCGNQLLPKPQGQTYNTGSSYSYQQPSYHQSMRPQIDDAGCLALFLSFVSPLIGLALYVIWRDYRPNSAKTCLVVALVSLAIGVVAGIIMAIVSIATIPFEEFEDFQNIQKIISSLIT, encoded by the coding sequence ATGATATGTCCTACATGCAACAAGCAAGTTCCCGACGACAGCGTGTTTTGCACCTTTTGCGGCAACCAATTGCTGCCTAAGCCGCAAGGGCAAACTTATAATACCGGTTCGTCTTATTCTTATCAGCAGCCTTCTTATCATCAGTCTATGCGGCCTCAAATAGACGATGCCGGCTGTTTGGCATTATTTCTTAGTTTTGTTTCACCGCTAATCGGTTTGGCTCTTTATGTTATATGGAGAGATTACAGGCCAAACAGCGCAAAAACATGTCTTGTTGTGGCGCTAGTGTCTCTCGCGATAGGCGTTGTGGCGGGAATAATCATGGCGATCGTCAGCATTGCGACAATACCTTTTGAAGAATTTGAAGACTTTCAAAATATACAAAAGATTATTAGCTCTTTAATAACATAA
- a CDS encoding AbrB/MazE/SpoVT family DNA-binding domain-containing protein, with product MKATGIVRRIDELGRVVIPMEIRRTMKIREGDPLEIFTDSNGELILRKYSPMESIEGYAVFLADSIAETVETGVIICDKDVIVAVSNLPKKEYIGQNITAELEQAIENRKTILNVSKDKLVKIKFDDNAYRSQVIAPILAAGDTYGAVVLVSKDRVLAEPELKVATSAANYLGKQLT from the coding sequence ATGAAAGCAACCGGTATAGTAAGAAGAATTGATGAGTTAGGCAGAGTTGTAATACCTATGGAAATAAGGCGCACCATGAAAATCAGGGAGGGCGACCCTTTGGAGATATTTACGGACAGCAACGGCGAATTGATTCTGCGCAAATATTCGCCTATGGAGAGCATAGAAGGCTATGCCGTCTTTTTGGCGGATTCTATCGCCGAAACCGTGGAAACCGGCGTCATTATATGCGATAAAGACGTCATTGTGGCGGTTTCCAATCTGCCCAAAAAAGAATATATAGGGCAAAACATTACAGCCGAGCTTGAGCAAGCTATAGAAAACAGAAAAACCATACTTAATGTGTCCAAGGATAAGCTTGTCAAGATAAAGTTTGACGACAATGCATACCGTTCCCAAGTAATTGCGCCCATACTTGCAGCAGGTGATACTTATGGGGCGGTTGTTTTGGTTTCCAAAGACAGGGTGCTGGCCGAGCCTGAACTAAAAGTCGCGACTTC